Proteins found in one Aquibium microcysteis genomic segment:
- a CDS encoding alpha/beta fold hydrolase, which yields MAHEETFETVAGCKIRIMRGGKGEPLLFLHGASGAGRWLPFMDMLAQRYDVIVPEHPGFGASDTPEWLDTVGDLAYFYLDVIDHLGLDRVHLVGTSIGGWIAAELATRSCEKIRSLTLVAPAGITVPGVRKGDMFMWSPEELAQNLFHNQEIAKAMPQPASEEELLVVLKNRLMTAKLGWSPRFHNPHLKKWLHRIAVPTLILWGDDDKLIPTAYGPAYRDLIPASSLEIIPECGHLPHVEKAQEFTSKVVGFLQGAA from the coding sequence ATGGCGCACGAGGAAACATTCGAGACGGTGGCCGGATGCAAGATCCGGATCATGCGGGGAGGCAAGGGAGAGCCGCTGCTCTTCCTGCATGGTGCCTCGGGCGCCGGACGCTGGCTGCCCTTCATGGACATGCTTGCGCAGCGCTACGACGTCATCGTGCCCGAGCATCCGGGCTTCGGCGCGTCGGACACGCCCGAATGGCTGGATACGGTGGGCGACCTCGCCTATTTCTATCTCGACGTGATCGACCACCTCGGCCTCGACCGCGTCCACCTCGTCGGCACCTCGATCGGCGGCTGGATCGCGGCCGAACTGGCCACGCGCTCCTGCGAGAAGATCAGGTCGCTGACCCTCGTCGCCCCGGCCGGCATCACCGTGCCCGGCGTGCGCAAGGGCGACATGTTCATGTGGTCGCCCGAGGAACTGGCGCAGAACCTGTTCCACAACCAGGAGATCGCGAAGGCGATGCCGCAGCCGGCCAGCGAGGAGGAACTCCTCGTGGTTCTGAAGAACCGGCTGATGACGGCCAAGCTCGGCTGGAGCCCGCGCTTCCACAATCCCCATCTGAAGAAGTGGCTGCACCGCATCGCGGTGCCGACCCTCATCCTCTGGGGCGACGACGACAAGCTCATCCCCACCGCCTACGGCCCGGCCTATCGCGACCTCATCCCGGCCTCCTCGCTCGAGATCATTCCCGAGTGCGGGCACCTTCCGCATGTCGAGAAGGCGCAGGAATTCACCTCGAAGGTCGTCGGCTTTCTTCAGGGAGCAGCGTGA
- a CDS encoding helix-turn-helix domain-containing protein, whose translation MNSRSVDTLDAELPEIGAGIDIGARLSQLRQERAWTLQQASRQTGVSASALSKIERNELSPTIATLQRVARGYEMDLVDLLADKEAPRSLAGRRSVTRASGGRAYQSNSCANTLLCADLIDKKMTPIRSRVTARRPSDYGSWPVSDAEIFLTVVRGTVVVHSQIYEPLTLQEGDCLYYDASTPHIWLSEGPEDAEVIWVLAS comes from the coding sequence ATGAATTCGAGGTCGGTCGACACGCTGGACGCGGAACTGCCGGAGATCGGCGCGGGCATCGACATCGGCGCCCGCCTCTCGCAGCTCCGCCAGGAGCGCGCGTGGACGCTGCAGCAGGCGAGCCGCCAGACCGGCGTCTCCGCCTCGGCGCTGTCGAAGATCGAGCGCAACGAGCTGTCGCCCACCATCGCCACGCTGCAGCGCGTGGCGCGCGGCTACGAGATGGATCTCGTCGATCTTCTCGCCGACAAGGAGGCGCCGCGCAGCCTCGCCGGCCGGCGCAGCGTCACGCGCGCCAGCGGCGGCCGCGCCTACCAGTCCAACAGCTGCGCCAACACGCTGCTCTGCGCCGACCTCATCGACAAGAAGATGACGCCGATCCGCAGCCGCGTCACCGCGCGCAGGCCCTCCGACTACGGCTCCTGGCCCGTCAGCGATGCCGAGATCTTCCTGACCGTCGTCCGGGGCACCGTCGTCGTGCACAGCCAGATCTACGAGCCGCTGACGCTGCAGGAAGGCGACTGCCTCTACTACGATGCCAGCACGCCGCACATCTGGCTCTCGGAAGGTCCCGAGGACGCGGAAGTCATCTGGGTCCTGGCGTCCTGA
- a CDS encoding NADPH-dependent FMN reductase — translation MLDTIAPPPMQGFGPSDGGARRPHIVGIGGTTRIGSSSETALRYTMGLIAGMGATTELIVGPLLDLPMYDPSDEHRSPSARRLVQSLRRADGIVIATPAYHGGMSGVIKNALDYVEDMRADGRPYFDGRAVGIIVSAYGAQALGTTLVGVRSIVHALRGWPTPFAAALNGQNRPFENGLPANAEVAGQLETVARQVHGFALAQQIMNEGRDTTRVLAAVGT, via the coding sequence ATGCTCGACACCATCGCTCCCCCGCCCATGCAGGGCTTCGGCCCGTCCGACGGCGGCGCGCGGCGTCCGCACATCGTCGGCATCGGCGGCACCACCCGCATCGGCTCGTCCTCCGAGACGGCGCTGCGCTACACCATGGGCCTGATCGCCGGAATGGGAGCGACGACCGAGCTGATCGTCGGTCCGCTGCTCGACCTGCCGATGTACGATCCGTCCGACGAGCATCGCAGCCCGTCTGCGCGGCGGCTGGTGCAGTCGCTGCGCCGCGCCGACGGCATCGTCATCGCCACGCCGGCCTATCACGGCGGCATGTCGGGCGTGATCAAGAACGCGCTCGACTATGTCGAGGACATGCGCGCCGACGGTCGACCCTATTTCGACGGCCGCGCCGTCGGCATCATCGTCAGCGCCTATGGCGCGCAGGCGCTCGGCACGACGCTGGTCGGGGTACGTTCGATCGTGCACGCCCTGCGCGGCTGGCCGACCCCCTTCGCAGCCGCCCTCAACGGACAGAACCGGCCCTTCGAGAACGGCCTGCCCGCCAATGCCGAGGTCGCCGGGCAGCTCGAGACCGTGGCCCGCCAGGTGCACGGCTTCGCGCTCGCCCAGCAGATCATGAACGAGGGGCGCGACACGACCCGGGTGCTGGCCGCGGTCGGAACCTGA
- a CDS encoding SDR family NAD(P)-dependent oxidoreductase produces MKIEPGMTALVTGGGSGIGRGMSMSFARRGVRVGVCDIREEDAAETVRLIEAEGGTAKAIRTDVSDRASVDDAVAAVETAFGSIAIACNNAGIAMHGVPLHEISAADWDWVIGVNIRGVINGIQAVIPRMLASGRPAHMVNTASIAGFQVNPTFLTGAYSMTKYAVVALSEGLRNELQGKNVGVSILAPAAVDTKIHLSERSRPDRLGGATVRPQNHFMGDLIKGQMQPAEIGERVAAAIEAEDFYIFTHPETKEWLDRRHAAIDAAFAKAEPLAAPAAAAAE; encoded by the coding sequence ATGAAGATCGAACCGGGCATGACCGCCCTCGTCACGGGCGGCGGATCGGGCATCGGGCGAGGCATGTCCATGAGCTTCGCGCGCCGCGGCGTCCGTGTCGGCGTCTGCGACATCCGCGAGGAGGACGCGGCCGAGACGGTGCGGCTGATCGAAGCCGAAGGCGGAACGGCCAAGGCAATTCGGACCGACGTGTCCGACCGCGCTTCGGTGGACGATGCCGTCGCTGCCGTCGAGACCGCCTTCGGATCGATCGCCATCGCCTGCAACAATGCCGGCATCGCCATGCACGGCGTGCCGCTCCACGAGATCAGCGCCGCCGACTGGGACTGGGTCATCGGCGTCAACATCCGCGGCGTCATCAACGGCATCCAGGCCGTCATCCCGCGCATGCTGGCCTCCGGGCGCCCGGCGCACATGGTCAACACCGCGTCGATCGCCGGCTTCCAGGTCAATCCGACCTTCCTCACCGGCGCCTATTCCATGACGAAATATGCCGTCGTGGCGCTGTCGGAGGGCCTGCGCAACGAACTGCAGGGCAAGAATGTCGGAGTCTCCATCCTCGCGCCGGCCGCCGTCGACACCAAGATCCACCTCTCCGAGCGCAGCCGTCCCGACCGGCTCGGCGGCGCGACGGTGCGGCCGCAGAACCATTTCATGGGCGACCTGATCAAGGGGCAGATGCAGCCGGCCGAGATCGGCGAGCGCGTCGCCGCCGCCATCGAGGCGGAGGATTTCTACATCTTCACGCATCCCGAGACGAAGGAGTGGCTCGACCGGCGCCATGCCGCCATCGACGCCGCCTTCGCGAAGGCCGAGCCCCTCGCCGCCCCGGCGGCGGCCGCGGCCGAATAG
- a CDS encoding TRAP transporter permease has product MNSDAELELEAPKAGIVGVASTVLGAALGLAGIAWGADLYRLAGLNFLAEQFLAVVLGLAMALVFIVRPFRRANLPRVSVPWYDWALAAISLSIGLYMGWSYPRMLGEFFNSPWDVRVVTWLLFVLVLEGLRRASGWPLVITVLVFFAYALVGHHVSGDLQTREVDVNDMVVYLGLDTSGLFGLVLLIGVTVVVPFVFFGQLLSSSGGANFFNDLSLALMGRFRGGAAKISIMASSLFGSINGIVVSNILATGVVTIPMMKRSGFKPEHAAAVEASASNGGQLMPPVMGAVAFLMADFLQISYAEVAIAAAVPSLLYYLALFIQADLEAAKGNILRVPASEIPNILRSLATGWLFLLPFAVLVYALFWQNREPENAAIFACIAVVVIGFLFGYGTQRLTPREVWNCLVRTGVSSADIIMISAAAGFIMGILQITGLGFALTVFLVNIGAGNVFLLLLIAAVLCIVLGMGMPTLGVYVLLAVLIVPALVEVGVSPMAAHMFILYLGMMSFVTPPVAIAAFFAANLAKADPMKTGWVAMRFSWTAYIVPFLFVFSPSLLLQSGSWLDTGLSIVTAAIGVWFVSAGMIGYGLRRMSGTIRAASIVCGALLLIPVEMAWWAAGANVAGGAIAAAVLLAEITGRRNARALNREIAAE; this is encoded by the coding sequence ATGAACAGCGACGCAGAACTCGAACTGGAAGCGCCGAAGGCCGGCATCGTGGGGGTCGCGAGCACCGTGCTCGGGGCCGCCCTCGGCCTCGCCGGCATCGCATGGGGAGCCGATCTCTACCGGCTCGCCGGGCTGAATTTCCTGGCCGAGCAGTTCCTGGCCGTCGTGCTCGGCCTCGCCATGGCCCTGGTCTTCATCGTGCGGCCCTTCCGCCGCGCGAACCTGCCGCGCGTGTCGGTGCCCTGGTACGACTGGGCACTGGCCGCGATCTCGCTCTCTATCGGCCTCTACATGGGCTGGTCCTATCCGCGCATGCTCGGCGAGTTCTTCAATTCTCCCTGGGACGTGCGCGTCGTCACCTGGCTGCTCTTCGTCCTGGTGCTGGAAGGGCTGCGCCGCGCCTCGGGCTGGCCCCTGGTCATCACCGTCCTCGTCTTCTTCGCCTATGCGCTCGTGGGCCATCATGTGAGCGGCGACCTGCAGACGCGCGAGGTCGACGTCAACGACATGGTCGTCTATCTCGGTCTCGACACCAGCGGCCTGTTCGGACTGGTGCTGCTGATCGGCGTCACCGTCGTGGTGCCCTTCGTCTTCTTCGGACAGCTGCTGTCGTCCTCCGGCGGCGCCAATTTCTTCAACGACCTCTCGCTCGCCCTGATGGGCCGCTTCCGCGGCGGCGCCGCCAAGATCTCGATCATGGCCTCGTCGCTGTTCGGCTCGATCAACGGCATCGTCGTGTCCAACATCCTGGCCACCGGCGTCGTCACCATCCCGATGATGAAGCGATCGGGCTTCAAGCCGGAACATGCCGCGGCCGTCGAGGCGAGCGCCTCCAACGGCGGCCAGCTGATGCCGCCGGTGATGGGTGCCGTCGCCTTCCTGATGGCCGACTTCCTGCAGATCTCCTACGCCGAGGTGGCCATCGCCGCCGCCGTCCCGTCGCTGCTCTACTACCTCGCCCTGTTCATCCAGGCCGATCTGGAAGCCGCCAAGGGCAACATCCTGCGCGTCCCGGCGAGCGAGATTCCCAACATCCTCAGGTCGCTGGCCACCGGCTGGCTCTTCCTGCTGCCTTTCGCCGTCCTGGTCTACGCGCTGTTCTGGCAGAACCGCGAGCCGGAGAACGCGGCGATCTTCGCCTGCATCGCCGTCGTCGTCATCGGCTTCCTCTTCGGCTACGGCACCCAGCGGCTGACCCCGCGCGAGGTCTGGAACTGTCTGGTGCGAACCGGCGTGTCCTCGGCCGACATCATCATGATCTCGGCCGCCGCGGGCTTCATCATGGGTATCCTGCAGATCACCGGCCTCGGCTTCGCGCTGACCGTCTTTCTGGTGAACATCGGCGCCGGCAACGTCTTCCTCCTGCTGCTGATCGCCGCCGTGCTCTGCATCGTGCTCGGCATGGGCATGCCGACGCTCGGCGTCTACGTGCTGCTGGCCGTGCTCATCGTGCCGGCGCTGGTCGAGGTCGGCGTCTCGCCGATGGCCGCGCACATGTTCATCCTCTACCTCGGCATGATGTCCTTCGTGACGCCGCCGGTGGCCATCGCCGCCTTCTTCGCGGCCAACCTCGCCAAGGCGGACCCCATGAAGACCGGCTGGGTGGCGATGCGCTTCTCCTGGACGGCCTACATCGTGCCGTTCCTCTTCGTCTTCTCGCCGAGCCTTCTGCTGCAGAGCGGTTCCTGGCTCGACACCGGCCTGTCGATCGTCACTGCCGCGATCGGCGTCTGGTTCGTCTCGGCCGGCATGATCGGCTACGGCCTGCGCCGCATGAGCGGAACGATCCGCGCAGCCTCCATCGTCTGCGGGGCGCTGCTGCTGATCCCGGTCGAGATGGCCTGGTGGGCCGCGGGCGCCAACGTCGCCGGCGGCGCGATCGCCGCGGCCGTGCTGCTGGCCGAAATCACCGGACGCCGCAACGCGCGCGCCCTCAACCGGGAAATCGCGGCCGAATAG
- a CDS encoding LLM class flavin-dependent oxidoreductase, whose amino-acid sequence MKFYLMHLMPYADLDLDYDKTHNSAWITLPNSYYDPKKGAKLYNRYLDELEYADQLGFDGVCVNEHHQNAYGLMPQPGVMAGALARRTKKVKIAILGRALPLLNNPVTVAEEFAMVDNITEGRFIAGFVRGIGAEYHAWSSNPADSHDRFHEAHDLIIRAWTETGPFAFEGKHYQFEYVNLWPRPYQTPRPPIWIPSQGSSETIEWASHPDRRYTYLQTFTPVAMLAKYMQMYKDMAAEHGYEATEDQLGWSVPLYVAETDEIARREAAPHIENFLNKFLRMPKEMLLPPGYLSLKSMLGVMKAKSSIGTKQTIDDVIDKGMFICGSPETVRQRLAQYQSEIGFGHLLTLLQFGTLPAELTRKNMELYATEVMPWLRENRAGAVRAAAE is encoded by the coding sequence ATGAAATTCTATCTGATGCATCTGATGCCCTATGCGGATCTGGATCTCGACTACGACAAGACCCACAACTCCGCCTGGATCACGCTGCCCAACAGCTATTACGATCCGAAGAAGGGCGCCAAGCTCTACAACCGCTATCTCGACGAGCTCGAATATGCCGACCAGCTCGGCTTCGACGGCGTCTGCGTCAACGAGCATCACCAGAACGCCTACGGCCTGATGCCGCAGCCGGGTGTGATGGCCGGCGCGCTCGCCCGCCGCACCAAGAAGGTGAAGATCGCCATCCTCGGCCGGGCCCTGCCGCTGCTGAACAACCCGGTCACCGTGGCGGAAGAGTTCGCGATGGTCGACAACATCACCGAGGGCCGCTTCATCGCCGGCTTCGTGCGCGGCATCGGCGCCGAGTACCACGCCTGGAGCTCCAACCCCGCCGACAGCCACGACCGCTTCCACGAGGCGCACGACCTGATCATCCGCGCCTGGACCGAGACCGGCCCCTTCGCCTTCGAGGGCAAGCACTACCAGTTCGAATACGTCAACCTGTGGCCGCGCCCGTACCAGACGCCGCGCCCGCCGATCTGGATCCCCTCGCAGGGTTCGTCCGAGACCATCGAATGGGCCTCGCATCCGGACCGCCGCTACACCTATCTCCAGACCTTCACGCCCGTGGCGATGCTGGCGAAATACATGCAGATGTACAAGGACATGGCGGCCGAGCACGGCTACGAGGCGACCGAGGACCAGCTCGGCTGGTCGGTGCCGCTCTACGTCGCAGAGACCGACGAGATCGCCCGCCGCGAGGCGGCCCCGCACATCGAGAACTTCCTCAACAAGTTCCTGCGCATGCCCAAGGAGATGCTTCTGCCGCCGGGCTATCTGTCGCTGAAGTCGATGCTGGGCGTCATGAAGGCCAAGTCCTCGATCGGCACGAAGCAGACCATCGACGACGTCATCGACAAGGGCATGTTCATCTGCGGCAGCCCGGAGACGGTGCGCCAGCGGCTGGCGCAGTACCAGAGCGAGATCGGTTTCGGCCATCTGCTCACGCTGCTGCAGTTCGGAACCCTGCCGGCCGAGCTTACCCGCAAGAACATGGAGCTCTACGCCACCGAGGTCATGCCCTGGCTGCGCGAGAACCGGGCGGGCGCCGTGCGGGCGGCGGCCGAGTGA
- a CDS encoding GntR family transcriptional regulator: protein MTNQDTAGSRDGEASGAVETAYRFIRTAIITGEMTSGETLQESRLAERIGVSRTPVREALSRLASEGLVVLERYRRGQVASFSQASVAEVFRLRGKLEGHGARRASRRISAEDIARLEAVEDEMEAVFADLGWHRHLTRFDELNNEFHAIIARAADSPRLEKILASSLELPASIFNYYIEPLEERTKRTHRQHREIIAALKARNPDWAEAAMGAHLFSILNDPTPDPD, encoded by the coding sequence ATGACGAACCAAGACACCGCCGGCAGCCGCGACGGCGAGGCGAGCGGCGCGGTCGAGACCGCCTACCGCTTCATCCGCACCGCGATCATCACCGGCGAGATGACCTCCGGCGAAACGCTGCAGGAGTCGCGGCTGGCGGAACGCATCGGCGTCAGCCGCACGCCCGTGCGCGAAGCGCTGTCGCGGCTGGCGAGCGAGGGGCTCGTCGTGCTGGAGCGCTATCGCCGCGGCCAGGTCGCCAGCTTCTCGCAGGCGAGCGTCGCGGAGGTTTTCCGGCTGCGCGGCAAGCTCGAGGGCCACGGCGCCCGGCGCGCCAGCCGCCGCATCTCGGCCGAAGACATCGCCCGCCTCGAAGCCGTCGAGGACGAGATGGAGGCGGTGTTCGCGGACCTCGGCTGGCACCGCCACCTTACCCGCTTCGACGAGCTGAACAACGAGTTCCACGCCATCATCGCGCGCGCCGCCGACAGCCCGCGGCTGGAGAAGATCCTCGCCTCCTCGCTGGAACTGCCGGCCTCGATCTTCAACTACTACATCGAGCCACTGGAGGAGCGGACCAAGCGCACGCACCGGCAGCACCGCGAGATCATCGCGGCGCTGAAGGCGCGCAATCCCGACTGGGCGGAGGCTGCGATGGGCGCTCATCTGTTCTCGATCCTCAACGACCCGACTCCCGACCCGGACTGA
- a CDS encoding SDR family NAD(P)-dependent oxidoreductase, whose translation MALDMFALDGRVAAVTGAASGLGLAMAEALASAGATVVLLDIDASGLAAACAAIQAAGGKAESAVLDVSDRQAIRATIDGIAARHGRLDAVIANAGVTAGPGYRTELGQINAVRDEQWDQVLSINLTGVFVTIQAAAAHMKRQRSGRIVAVASVAGLKSEVMCGYAYTATKAAVVNLVRQAAMELAPYDVMVNGIAPGPFRTNIAGGRIRQPEIEAEFASMVPLGRIATPDEIKGLAILLSSPASSFMTGTTIPIDGGIMAK comes from the coding sequence ATGGCGCTGGACATGTTCGCACTCGACGGCCGGGTGGCCGCCGTGACGGGCGCGGCGAGCGGGCTGGGGCTGGCGATGGCCGAAGCGCTGGCCTCGGCCGGCGCGACGGTCGTCCTGCTCGATATCGACGCGTCCGGGCTCGCTGCGGCCTGCGCGGCGATCCAGGCGGCAGGCGGGAAGGCGGAGAGCGCGGTGCTCGACGTCTCGGACCGCCAGGCGATCCGCGCGACGATCGACGGCATCGCGGCGCGGCACGGGCGGCTGGACGCGGTGATCGCCAATGCGGGCGTGACGGCGGGGCCGGGCTATCGCACGGAACTCGGACAGATCAACGCCGTGCGCGACGAGCAGTGGGACCAGGTCCTGTCGATCAACCTGACCGGCGTCTTCGTCACCATCCAGGCCGCGGCCGCGCACATGAAGCGCCAGCGCTCCGGCCGCATCGTGGCGGTGGCCTCGGTGGCCGGGCTGAAGTCGGAGGTGATGTGCGGCTATGCCTACACCGCCACCAAGGCGGCGGTGGTGAACCTGGTGCGCCAGGCGGCGATGGAACTGGCGCCCTACGACGTGATGGTGAACGGCATCGCGCCCGGTCCCTTCCGCACCAACATCGCGGGCGGACGGATCCGGCAGCCGGAGATCGAGGCGGAGTTCGCCTCGATGGTGCCGCTCGGCCGCATCGCGACGCCCGACGAGATCAAGGGGCTGGCGATCCTCCTGTCGTCGCCGGCCTCGAGCTTCATGACCGGGACGACGATCCCGATCGACGGCGGGATCATGGCGAAGTAG
- a CDS encoding VOC family protein, whose amino-acid sequence MTGTKTAPFAGRLIQTAFTTADIRETMREMTARLGIGPWFLRERGVFRNQVYRGQPATTALAIAMGYAGDMQFEIIQQLDDSPSVYREAAERSGHGLHHFGVAWTDYDAALAHYRSLGFTLAYSAEVANGARVAYFDTHGTLPAMVEAIELLPATEAMFGRFQAAARGWDGSDPVRPLA is encoded by the coding sequence ATGACCGGGACCAAGACCGCGCCGTTCGCCGGACGGCTGATACAGACGGCCTTCACCACCGCCGACATCCGCGAGACGATGCGCGAGATGACGGCCAGGCTGGGCATCGGCCCGTGGTTCCTGCGCGAGCGCGGCGTGTTCCGCAACCAGGTCTACCGCGGCCAGCCGGCAACCACCGCGCTCGCCATCGCCATGGGCTATGCCGGCGACATGCAGTTCGAGATCATCCAGCAACTCGACGATTCACCGTCGGTCTATCGCGAGGCCGCCGAACGGTCCGGCCACGGGCTGCATCATTTCGGCGTTGCGTGGACGGACTACGACGCGGCGCTGGCGCACTACCGCAGCCTGGGTTTCACGCTGGCCTATTCGGCCGAGGTGGCGAACGGCGCGCGCGTGGCCTACTTCGACACGCACGGAACGCTGCCTGCGATGGTCGAGGCGATCGAACTGCTGCCCGCGACGGAGGCGATGTTCGGCCGGTTCCAGGCGGCTGCCCGCGGCTGGGACGGCAGCGATCCGGTGCGGCCGCTGGCCTGA
- a CDS encoding TAXI family TRAP transporter solute-binding subunit, whose protein sequence is MKHLLQRAAVLAAGLILTGAAAAQTVSISTLPPGSINNVQTQAIAKVVQDAAGIQMRVVTFNSPAASMGAVQAGQAAFTFMSNDEVGIAVRGKDEHEGKPLDKLQLAVTVFPFKVGVLVRKDSGIDTVADLKGKRFPTGWQGFPQGIALSNAILATAGLSLDDTDGVPTANLLRAADDFKSGRLDATVFAVGAPKMAEVDAAVGIKFLSLDDSEEAKKAMAAIRPEYTVAPQAPLPHLNGVIGETNLMQYAMTVAVSADVDEETVYKTVKAIHENKAALVAAHPSFNAMNPDNLAVQQQDVTYHPGAIRYYKEIGIWKGE, encoded by the coding sequence GTGAAACATCTGCTTCAACGCGCAGCCGTGCTGGCTGCCGGGCTCATCCTGACGGGAGCCGCCGCCGCCCAGACCGTGTCGATCTCGACGCTGCCGCCGGGCTCCATCAACAACGTTCAGACCCAGGCGATCGCCAAGGTCGTGCAGGACGCCGCCGGCATCCAGATGCGCGTCGTCACCTTCAACTCGCCGGCCGCCTCGATGGGCGCCGTGCAGGCCGGCCAGGCCGCCTTCACCTTCATGTCGAACGACGAGGTCGGCATTGCTGTGCGCGGCAAGGACGAGCACGAGGGCAAGCCGCTCGACAAGCTGCAGCTCGCCGTCACCGTCTTCCCGTTCAAGGTCGGCGTGCTGGTCCGCAAGGACTCCGGCATCGACACGGTCGCCGACCTGAAGGGCAAGCGCTTCCCGACCGGCTGGCAGGGCTTCCCGCAGGGCATCGCCCTGTCCAACGCCATCCTGGCCACCGCCGGCCTGTCGCTCGACGACACCGACGGCGTGCCGACCGCCAACCTGCTGCGCGCCGCCGACGACTTCAAGTCCGGCCGCCTCGACGCCACGGTCTTTGCCGTCGGCGCCCCGAAGATGGCCGAGGTCGACGCCGCCGTCGGCATCAAGTTCCTCAGCCTCGACGACAGCGAGGAGGCCAAGAAGGCCATGGCCGCGATCCGTCCGGAATACACCGTCGCCCCGCAGGCGCCGCTGCCGCACCTCAACGGCGTCATCGGCGAGACCAATCTCATGCAGTACGCCATGACGGTGGCCGTCAGCGCCGACGTCGACGAGGAGACCGTCTACAAGACCGTCAAGGCGATTCACGAGAACAAGGCGGCGCTCGTTGCGGCCCACCCGTCCTTCAACGCGATGAACCCGGACAACCTCGCGGTCCAGCAGCAGGACGTCACCTATCACCCCGGCGCGATCCGCTACTACAAGGAGATCGGGATCTGGAAGGGCGAGTGA
- a CDS encoding NADPH-dependent FMN reductase: MPLIQVVVASTREGRIGRSVADWVVEVGRARGSAEIELVDLKDVALPMFDEARHPRLGQYAHEHTKRWSAGVARADGFVFVTPEYNHSFPASLKNAIDYLHNEWQFKPVGFVSYGGVAAGTRAVQALKPVLAALQMVPVLEGVAIPFVHASLGADGRFNAPDGLADAARLMFERTEFWIGRQASLYNGR, from the coding sequence ATGCCGCTCATTCAGGTCGTCGTCGCCAGCACGCGGGAGGGCCGCATCGGCCGGAGCGTCGCCGACTGGGTCGTCGAGGTCGGCCGCGCACGCGGCAGCGCCGAGATCGAACTCGTCGACCTGAAGGACGTGGCCCTGCCGATGTTCGACGAGGCCAGGCATCCTCGTCTCGGCCAGTACGCGCACGAGCACACGAAGCGCTGGAGCGCCGGCGTCGCCCGCGCCGACGGTTTCGTCTTCGTCACGCCGGAATACAATCACAGCTTCCCGGCCTCGCTGAAGAACGCCATCGACTACCTGCACAACGAGTGGCAGTTCAAGCCGGTCGGTTTCGTCAGCTATGGCGGCGTCGCCGCCGGCACCCGCGCGGTCCAGGCGCTGAAGCCCGTGCTGGCGGCGCTGCAGATGGTGCCGGTGCTGGAAGGCGTCGCCATTCCCTTCGTGCACGCCAGTCTCGGCGCGGACGGCCGCTTCAACGCACCCGACGGCCTCGCCGACGCCGCCCGGCTGATGTTCGAGCGCACCGAGTTCTGGATCGGCCGGCAGGCCTCGCTCTACAACGGCCGATAG